The following proteins are co-located in the Streptomyces spinoverrucosus genome:
- a CDS encoding GMC family oxidoreductase, with the protein MASTTAHGAESAHDYVIVGGGTAGCVLAARLSEDPDCRVCVIEGGPSDVGDERILRLRNWINLLGSEFDYGYTTAEQPHGNSHILHSRARVLGGCSSHNTLISFLPLPQDLDDWVGRGCDGWDPATILPYRDRLRTEIVPVAEADRNPIAKDFVTAAARACGVPVIDDFNAEPFADGTGFFSLAYQPEGNLRSSASVAYLHPVLDRPNLTLLLETWAHQLLPDESGRLTRVAVRGADGEPATVRAERELLLCAGAIDTPRLLLLSGIGPADDLRELGIDVRADLPGVGENLLDHPESVMVWEIAEPLPPNSAMDSDAGLFLRLDTGQPRPDLMFHFYQVPFTVNTERLGYPAPTYGVCMTPNVPRARSTGRMWLRSADPDEHPALDFRYFTDPDGHDERTIVEGLKVAREVAATDPLRGWLVREVAPGPDVVSDADLSEYGRRAAHTVYHPAGTCRMGAPDDPMAVCDHRLRLRGVEGVRIVDASVFPTMPTINPMVTVLLAAERAADLITGRPGPEGPEAGR; encoded by the coding sequence ATGGCCTCCACCACCGCGCACGGCGCCGAGTCCGCCCACGACTACGTCATCGTCGGCGGCGGCACGGCCGGCTGCGTGCTCGCCGCCCGCCTCAGCGAGGACCCCGACTGCCGTGTCTGCGTCATCGAGGGCGGCCCCAGCGATGTCGGCGACGAGCGCATCCTGCGCCTGCGCAACTGGATCAACCTGCTCGGTTCGGAGTTCGACTACGGCTACACCACCGCCGAGCAGCCGCACGGCAACTCCCACATCCTGCACTCGCGGGCCCGCGTGCTCGGCGGCTGCTCCTCGCACAACACGCTGATCAGCTTCCTGCCGCTGCCGCAGGACCTGGACGACTGGGTCGGCCGGGGCTGCGACGGCTGGGACCCGGCGACGATCCTCCCCTACCGCGACCGGCTGCGCACCGAGATCGTCCCGGTGGCCGAGGCCGACCGCAATCCCATCGCCAAGGACTTCGTCACCGCGGCCGCCCGGGCATGCGGCGTCCCCGTCATCGACGACTTCAACGCCGAACCCTTCGCCGACGGCACCGGCTTCTTCTCGCTGGCGTACCAGCCGGAGGGCAACCTGCGCTCCTCCGCGTCCGTCGCCTATCTCCACCCCGTCCTGGACCGGCCCAACCTCACCCTGCTGCTGGAGACCTGGGCCCACCAGCTGCTCCCCGACGAGTCGGGTCGGCTGACCCGCGTCGCCGTCCGCGGCGCCGACGGCGAGCCAGCCACCGTGCGCGCCGAGCGTGAACTCCTGCTGTGCGCCGGCGCCATCGACACCCCGCGCCTGCTGCTGCTCTCCGGCATCGGACCGGCCGACGACCTGCGCGAGCTGGGCATCGACGTGCGGGCCGACCTGCCCGGCGTAGGAGAGAACCTGCTGGACCACCCCGAGTCCGTGATGGTCTGGGAGATCGCCGAACCGCTGCCGCCCAACTCCGCGATGGACTCCGACGCCGGCCTGTTCCTGCGCCTCGACACCGGCCAGCCGCGCCCGGACCTGATGTTCCACTTCTACCAGGTGCCGTTCACCGTCAACACCGAGCGTCTGGGCTACCCGGCGCCGACGTACGGCGTGTGCATGACGCCGAACGTGCCGCGCGCCCGCTCCACCGGCCGCATGTGGCTGCGCAGCGCCGACCCCGACGAACATCCCGCCCTGGACTTCAGGTACTTCACCGACCCCGACGGGCACGACGAACGCACCATCGTGGAGGGTCTGAAGGTCGCCCGCGAGGTCGCCGCCACCGACCCGCTGCGCGGCTGGCTCGTCCGCGAGGTCGCGCCCGGCCCGGACGTCGTCTCCGACGCCGACCTGTCGGAGTACGGGCGCCGGGCGGCGCACACCGTCTACCACCCGGCGGGCACCTGCCGCATGGGCGCCCCGGACGACCCGATGGCCGTGTGCGACCACCGGTTGAGGCTGCGCGGCGTCGAGGGCGTGCGGATCGTCGACGCGTCGGTGTTCCCGACGATGCCCACCATCAACCCCATGGTGACCGTCCTGCTCGCCGCCGAACGCGCCGCCGACCTGATCACCGGCCGCCCCGGACCCGAGGGCCCGGAGGCCGGGCGGTGA
- a CDS encoding aldehyde dehydrogenase family protein, with translation MGELYIDGEWTQAAAGGRRDVINPFDASVITTVDEADAADVDRAVRAARRAFVEEDWAFTPTRRRADLLLRVHDLLLRDKEEIARTETLDTGKTLTEARIDVEDVANAFRYFAELAGKDGGRVVDVGPDVLSRVVYQPVGVCALIAPWNYPLLQASWKVAPALAAGNTFVLKPSETTPLTTIAMIRLIEEAGAPRGVANLVLGSGASVGAALTSHPEVDLVSFTGGLTTGRAIMSSASEGPKNIALELGGKNPNIVFEDADFAAAVDYALDAAFLHSGQVCSAGSRLLVQDSLHDRFVDALARRARAIRLGNGMEEGTESGPLSSAEHREKVERYIAVAQEEGARLVTGGTRPDEPALSRGFFLLPTIFADCDRTMRIVQEEVFGPVVTVERFHTEDEAVELANDTRYGLAGGVWTSDASRAQRVAHRLRHGTVWINDFHPYVPQAEWGGFGRSGVGRELGPTGLREYQEAKHIYQNLSPAPSGWFKG, from the coding sequence GTGGGTGAGCTGTACATCGACGGTGAGTGGACGCAGGCGGCGGCCGGTGGCCGGCGGGATGTGATCAACCCGTTCGACGCCTCCGTCATCACCACCGTCGACGAGGCCGACGCCGCCGACGTGGACCGTGCCGTGCGCGCCGCCCGGCGTGCGTTCGTCGAGGAGGACTGGGCGTTCACTCCCACGCGCCGCCGGGCCGACCTGCTGCTGCGCGTCCACGATCTGCTGCTGCGCGACAAGGAGGAGATCGCCCGCACCGAGACGCTCGACACCGGGAAGACGCTGACCGAGGCCCGTATCGACGTGGAGGACGTGGCGAACGCCTTCCGCTACTTCGCCGAACTCGCCGGCAAGGACGGCGGCCGGGTCGTGGACGTCGGCCCGGATGTCCTCAGCCGCGTCGTCTACCAGCCGGTCGGGGTGTGCGCGCTCATCGCCCCCTGGAACTATCCGCTGTTGCAGGCCTCGTGGAAGGTGGCGCCGGCGCTGGCCGCCGGCAACACCTTCGTGCTCAAGCCCAGCGAGACCACACCCCTGACCACGATCGCCATGATCCGGCTCATCGAGGAGGCCGGCGCACCGCGCGGCGTCGCCAACCTGGTGCTGGGGTCCGGGGCGAGCGTCGGGGCGGCCCTGACCAGCCACCCCGAGGTCGACCTGGTGTCGTTCACCGGTGGGCTGACGACGGGGCGGGCCATCATGTCGAGCGCCTCCGAGGGGCCGAAGAACATCGCCCTGGAACTGGGCGGCAAGAACCCCAACATCGTCTTCGAGGACGCCGACTTCGCCGCCGCCGTGGACTACGCGCTGGACGCCGCCTTCCTGCACTCGGGGCAGGTCTGCTCGGCCGGTTCGCGGCTGCTGGTCCAGGACTCGCTGCACGACCGGTTCGTCGACGCGCTCGCCCGTCGCGCGCGGGCGATCCGGCTCGGCAACGGGATGGAGGAGGGCACCGAGAGCGGCCCGCTCAGTTCCGCCGAGCACCGCGAGAAGGTCGAGCGCTACATCGCCGTCGCCCAGGAGGAGGGCGCCCGGCTCGTCACCGGGGGCACCCGGCCCGACGAACCGGCCCTGAGCCGCGGCTTCTTCCTGCTGCCGACGATCTTCGCCGACTGCGACCGGACCATGCGGATCGTCCAGGAGGAGGTCTTCGGTCCGGTGGTCACCGTCGAGCGCTTCCACACCGAGGACGAGGCGGTGGAGCTGGCCAACGACACCCGTTACGGCCTGGCCGGCGGCGTGTGGACCTCCGACGCGAGCCGCGCCCAGCGCGTCGCTCACCGGCTGCGGCACGGCACCGTGTGGATCAACGACTTCCACCCCTATGTGCCGCAGGCCGAGTGGGGCGGCTTCGGCCGCTCCGGCGTCGGCCGGGAGCTCGGCCCCACCGGGCTGCGCGAGTACCAGGAGGCCAAGCACATCTACCAGAACCTCTCCCCCGCCCCCTCCGGCTGGTTCAAGGGCTGA
- a CDS encoding glutathione-independent formaldehyde dehydrogenase → MKAVVYEKPFSVTVRDVDDPQIQHPNDVLVRVTSSAICGSDLHMYEGRTAAEPGIVFGHENLGVIEEVGSGVTSLSEGDRVVMPFNVACGFCKNCLAGETGFCLTVNPGFAGGAYGYVAMGPYKGGQAERLRVPYADFNCLKLPQGEEFETDFILLADIFPTGYHGCELAQVIPGESVAVYGAGPVGLMAAYSALLRGAAKVFSVDRVPERLAKAEEIGAIPIDFTKGDPAEQIKQQTNGEGTDKGVDAVGYQAQAHDASHEEPAIVLNELVETVRATGRLGVPGLYVPSDPGGPDEHAKHGQLLVSIGRMFEKGQKMGTGQCNVKRYNRQLRDLIIAERAKPSFVVSHELPLDQAPQAYEKFDKRIEGYTKVVLHPGHALAA, encoded by the coding sequence GTGAAAGCCGTTGTCTACGAGAAGCCCTTCAGCGTCACGGTGAGGGACGTCGACGATCCGCAGATCCAGCACCCCAACGACGTGCTCGTACGGGTCACGTCGTCCGCGATATGCGGCTCCGACCTGCACATGTATGAGGGCCGCACGGCGGCCGAGCCGGGCATCGTCTTCGGGCACGAGAACCTCGGTGTCATCGAGGAGGTCGGCAGCGGCGTGACCTCCTTGTCCGAGGGTGACCGCGTCGTGATGCCCTTCAACGTCGCGTGCGGATTCTGCAAGAACTGCCTCGCCGGCGAGACGGGATTCTGCCTGACGGTCAATCCCGGATTCGCGGGCGGTGCCTACGGATATGTGGCCATGGGCCCGTACAAGGGCGGTCAGGCCGAGCGGCTGCGGGTTCCGTACGCGGACTTCAACTGCCTGAAGCTGCCGCAAGGAGAGGAGTTCGAAACCGACTTCATCCTGCTCGCCGACATCTTCCCGACCGGGTACCACGGCTGCGAGCTCGCACAGGTCATCCCCGGCGAGTCCGTGGCCGTCTACGGCGCCGGACCAGTGGGACTGATGGCCGCCTACTCGGCGCTGCTGCGCGGTGCCGCGAAGGTGTTCTCCGTCGACCGGGTACCGGAGCGACTCGCCAAGGCGGAGGAGATCGGGGCCATCCCGATCGACTTCACCAAGGGCGACCCGGCCGAGCAGATCAAGCAACAGACGAACGGCGAGGGAACCGACAAGGGCGTCGACGCCGTCGGGTACCAGGCCCAGGCGCACGACGCCAGCCACGAGGAGCCGGCCATCGTCCTCAACGAGCTCGTCGAGACGGTGCGGGCAACCGGCAGGCTCGGTGTACCGGGCCTGTATGTGCCGTCCGACCCGGGCGGCCCCGACGAGCACGCCAAGCACGGCCAACTTCTGGTCTCGATCGGCAGGATGTTCGAGAAGGGTCAGAAGATGGGCACCGGCCAGTGCAACGTCAAGCGGTACAACCGCCAGCTGCGCGATCTGATCATCGCCGAGCGCGCCAAGCCCAGCTTTGTGGTCTCCCACGAGCTGCCGCTGGACCAGGCGCCGCAGGCGTACGAGAAGTTCGACAAGCGCATCGAGGGCTACACCAAGGTGGTTCTGCACCCCGGCCACGCTCTCGCCGCGTGA